One Setaria italica strain Yugu1 chromosome I, Setaria_italica_v2.0, whole genome shotgun sequence DNA window includes the following coding sequences:
- the LOC101768702 gene encoding eukaryotic translation initiation factor 4B3, with product MAVASAWSKPGSWALAAEEQDELPPPPPPVVPAADFPDLATAATTKVPKKKKAQSMPLSDFNSGKFVTRASRGPGPEVTTFDLPTGPRERTEEELANTRGFGAGRWGGAGGGPRGSDEPRRGGSDREDFGPSRADEADDWGAGKKPLERRAMGGFGWDSSASRADDVNDWVSTKRTAPAPFPERRERGGGGFGGDSISRADDSASWVSNKSYSAPPPLPADGRRGGPVWGFNRDGGPDADSWGRRREEMSNGGDSSVGRPRLNLQKRTLPLANGTDGEKPEDNNKEDDKEEQRPRSRSSNPFGTARPREEVLAAKGEDWRKEEPIVEKLEIQPRTRSSNPFGAARPREEVLAEKGEDWRKIDEKLEAMKVWEAPLERRSFGRRGSPLAGEENDNTQLPEARAKSLEKPNAVEAAKESEEGSETTNGSALAN from the exons ATGGCCGTCGCCTCCGCGTGGTCCAAGCCCGGCTCTTGggccctcgccgccgaggaGCAGGATGAGCTcccccccccgccgccgcccgtcgtccccgccgccgacTTCCccgacctcgccaccgccgccaccaccaaggtccccaagaagaagaaggcccagTCTATGCCTCTTTCCGATTTCAACTCCGGCAAGTTCGTCACGCGCGCATCCCGCGGGCCTGGCCCCGAGGTGACGACCTTCGATCTCCCCACGGGTCCCCGCGAGCGCACCGAGGAGGAGCTGGCCAACACGCGGGGCTTCGGGGCCGGGCGGtggggcggcgccggaggaggccCCCGCGGTTCCGAcgagccgcgccgcggcggatcTGACCGCGAGGACTTCGGCCCGTCgcgcgccgacgaggcggatGACTGGGGCGCCGGCAAGAAGCCCTTGGAGAGGAGGGCTATGGGAGGATTCGGCTGGGACTCCTCAGCGTCGCGTGCCGATGACGTCAATGACTGGGTCTCCACCAAGAGGACCGCACCAGCCCCGTTTCCCGAGCGaagggagcgcggcggcggcggtttcgGAGGCGACTCTATCTCGCGCGCTGACGACTCCGCGAGTTGGGTCTCTAATAAAAGCTattctgcgccgccgcccctgcctgcTGACGGCCGGAGGGGTGGGCCAGTTTGGGGCTTCAACAGGGATGGTGGTCCGGATGCTGATTCTTGgggcaggaggagggaggagatgagCAATGGTGGGGACAGCAGCGTTGGCCGGCCCCGTCTCAATTTGCAGAAGCGGACCTTGCCGCTTGCCAATGGCACTGATGGAGAGAAGCCGGAGGATAATAATAAAGAGGATGATAAGGAGGAGCAGCGACCCAGGAGCAGGTCATCGAACCCATTTGGCACAGCCCGCCCGCGTGAGGAGGTCCTTGCTGCAAAGGGGGAGGACTGGAGGAAGGAAGAGCCTATAGTGGAGAAGCTAGAGATTCAACCAAGAACCAGATCTTCCAACCCATTTGGAGCTGCTCGCCCACGTGAGGAGGTTCTTGCTGAGAAGGGGGAGGACTGGAGGAAGATTGATGAGAAACTTGAGGCGATGAAGGTGTGGGAGGCACCACTGGAGAGGAGGTCCTTTGGGAGGAGGGGTTCACCACTTGCAGGAGAGGAGAATGACAATACTCAACTACCTGAAGCCCGTGCTAAGAGCTTGGAAAAGCCCAATGCAGTTGAAGCTGCAAAAGAATCTGAAGAAGG ATCTGAAACGACCAATGGGAGTGCGCTGGCAAATTAA